Proteins from a genomic interval of Chryseobacterium indologenes:
- a CDS encoding Crp/Fnr family transcriptional regulator: MVIDEEVLLGNGGEVQIYGAKESILLDGSLPKFYFQIISGIVKLNTYRDDGSEIIYSLPSEGHCFAETFLWHETPYCINAVAITEAKIIKLPKPDFMHLINSNSSLLNNVMAYTAERMFYRYKMLDLLSTSSSAKRVLGVLHFLKNHDKVEEPFMYIVPFSRQQIADITGLRLETVVRTVKKLEQENHLCILNGKICL, encoded by the coding sequence ATGGTAATTGATGAAGAGGTACTACTTGGAAATGGTGGTGAAGTTCAAATATATGGTGCAAAAGAATCAATACTGCTGGACGGTTCTTTACCTAAGTTTTATTTTCAGATTATTTCGGGAATTGTTAAACTCAATACATACAGAGATGACGGTAGCGAAATCATCTACAGTCTGCCATCAGAAGGACACTGTTTTGCAGAAACCTTTCTATGGCATGAGACGCCATATTGTATAAATGCAGTAGCAATTACCGAAGCAAAAATCATTAAACTGCCAAAGCCAGACTTTATGCATTTGATCAACTCAAATTCTTCATTACTCAATAATGTAATGGCTTATACTGCAGAAAGAATGTTCTATCGTTATAAAATGCTTGATTTGCTCTCGACGAGCAGTTCCGCAAAAAGGGTTTTAGGCGTTTTACATTTTCTGAAAAATCATGATAAAGTGGAAGAGCCCTTTATGTATATCGTGCCATTCAGCAGGCAACAGATAGCGGATATTACCGGACTTCGTTTGGAAACAGTTGTCAGAACAGTGAAAAAGTTGGAACAGGAAAATCATTTATGTATACTCAACGGGAAAATTTGTCTTTAG
- a CDS encoding nicotinamide-nucleotide amidohydrolase family protein, with the protein MIVKPSQIGQADELSVKSLVYFIIELEKLFKRIGECLLSANETVSTAESVTSDFLQFSFSQMKDASRFFKGGLTAYTLEEKVNLLQVNPHEAKEHNCVSPHIAETMALHAAERFNTDWGIGVTGYATPVEESNGKLFAYFAISYRGNIILSEKLDLHSRTKPINAQLYYSEFILGCFKLELDKHR; encoded by the coding sequence ATGATTGTAAAACCTTCTCAAATCGGTCAGGCTGATGAGCTGTCAGTAAAATCTCTGGTATATTTTATTATTGAGCTTGAAAAATTGTTTAAACGTATCGGGGAATGTCTCCTTTCTGCTAATGAAACGGTTTCAACAGCTGAAAGTGTAACCTCAGATTTTTTGCAGTTTTCCTTCTCTCAGATGAAAGATGCTTCCCGGTTTTTTAAGGGAGGACTTACCGCTTATACATTAGAAGAAAAAGTGAACCTGCTTCAGGTAAATCCTCACGAAGCGAAAGAGCATAACTGTGTTTCACCCCATATTGCCGAAACCATGGCGCTACATGCCGCGGAACGGTTTAATACAGATTGGGGAATTGGAGTAACCGGATATGCTACTCCTGTAGAAGAATCTAATGGGAAGCTGTTTGCTTATTTTGCCATTTCCTACAGAGGAAACATCATTCTTTCCGAAAAGCTGGATCTTCATTCAAGAACAAAACCAATCAATGCTCAGTTGTATTACAGTGAATTTATACTGGGATGTTTTAAGCTTGAACTTGATAAGCATAGATAA
- the ribA gene encoding GTP cyclohydrolase II, translating to MQKIQAQSTIPTDYGIFTVYAFSETDDDWSPHLAWVAEHTDFAGTVNVRFHSECITGEVFHSQKCECGQQLDAAMKYMSENGGMIIYLRQEGRNIGIINKLKAYQLQEQGFDTVEANLKLGLPADGRNFNVAVEILEILRVKTINLLTNNPDKLKSLENTSIILNERIPLEIDSNEMNQSYLETKKGYFGHMLEKI from the coding sequence ATGCAAAAGATACAGGCACAATCAACCATACCTACAGATTATGGTATATTCACGGTGTATGCATTCTCAGAAACCGATGATGACTGGAGTCCTCATCTGGCTTGGGTTGCGGAACATACTGACTTTGCCGGGACCGTCAATGTAAGATTCCATTCCGAATGCATTACAGGAGAGGTTTTTCATTCACAAAAGTGCGAATGCGGGCAACAACTGGATGCAGCTATGAAATATATGTCTGAAAACGGAGGAATGATCATTTATCTCAGACAAGAAGGAAGAAATATAGGAATTATTAATAAACTTAAAGCGTATCAGCTTCAGGAACAGGGCTTTGATACGGTTGAAGCTAATCTGAAACTGGGACTGCCTGCAGATGGAAGAAATTTTAACGTAGCAGTTGAAATACTGGAGATTTTAAGGGTCAAAACGATCAACCTGCTGACCAACAATCCGGATAAACTTAAATCTCTTGAGAATACTTCCATTATCCTTAATGAACGGATTCCCTTGGAAATTGATTCCAATGAAATGAATCAAAGCTATCTGGAGACGAAAAAAGGGTATTTCGGTCATATGCTGGAAAAAATTTAG
- a CDS encoding lipocalin family protein, with protein sequence MIHKRIIGFLSMLGLVSVLASCSSIPEKAQPVNQFDVNRYMGTWYELARFDYRFEKDLDNAMAQYSLNTDGSVDVVNSGYNFKKNKWVSVNGTAKFRGDKNTAALKVSFFGPFYSGYNIVALEDYTYALVAGKNLDYLWILSREKNIPENIKQRFLLKAKEIGYDTSKLIWVKQDKKSPFDHK encoded by the coding sequence ATGATACATAAAAGAATTATTGGATTTTTAAGTATGCTCGGATTGGTATCAGTCTTGGCTTCATGTTCTTCTATACCTGAAAAAGCACAGCCTGTGAATCAGTTTGATGTCAACAGATATATGGGTACATGGTATGAGCTGGCAAGATTTGATTACAGGTTTGAAAAAGATCTTGATAATGCCATGGCACAGTACAGTCTGAATACAGATGGAAGCGTTGATGTGGTCAACAGCGGATATAATTTTAAAAAGAATAAATGGGTATCTGTTAACGGTACTGCAAAGTTCAGAGGAGATAAAAATACGGCCGCCCTGAAGGTGAGTTTTTTTGGACCTTTTTATTCCGGATATAATATAGTAGCTCTCGAAGACTATACCTACGCCCTGGTTGCAGGAAAGAATCTCGACTATTTGTGGATTCTTTCCCGTGAAAAAAATATACCTGAAAATATTAAACAGCGCTTCCTCCTCAAAGCAAAGGAAATAGGCTATGATACCTCAAAGCTCATCTGGGTGAAACAGGATAAGAAAAGTCCGTTTGACCATAAATAA
- the crtI gene encoding phytoene desaturase, whose amino-acid sequence MNTGKARKRIAVIGSGFSGLSAAAYAAKAGDEVHVFERHSQPGGRARQFTTDEGYVFDMGPSWYWMPDIIEGFFRDFGYKVADFYELVSLDPQFEMVFSEEKIMVPEKSNDIRELFEKIEPGAAKQYDQFMKSAKYKYEVGMQDFVTKPCYNWFEFASLKIAGSIFQLDLLSNFRKYVSGYFSDLKLRSLMEFPVIFLGAAPQNIPALYSLMNYGGYVLGTKYPMGGFYQLVLAMQKVAEKQGVVFHFNKDVQKLNTEDDRIHSIRIDGKDYEFDAVIASADYHHTETLIPKSLRNYNNTYWESRTFAPSCLIYYLGVKGKIANLKHHTLFFENELDDHIDCIYKHKKWPSRPLFYSCCPSKTDPGVAPESCENLFLLLPLTPGIHDEEAVREKYLVEMLERIEKHTGEVDLMSRIEYKKSYCVSDFMADYNAYKGNAYGLSNTLSQTAVLKPKIRNKKIRNLFYTGQLTVPGPGVPPSLISGKIVASEVSKLKIEKNEKIV is encoded by the coding sequence ATGAATACGGGAAAGGCAAGAAAGAGAATTGCGGTGATAGGATCCGGGTTTTCGGGACTCTCCGCTGCTGCGTACGCTGCGAAAGCAGGGGATGAGGTGCATGTATTTGAGAGACATTCACAACCTGGAGGGCGTGCAAGGCAATTTACAACCGACGAGGGATATGTTTTTGATATGGGCCCAAGTTGGTATTGGATGCCGGATATTATCGAAGGTTTTTTCCGTGATTTTGGGTATAAAGTAGCTGATTTCTATGAATTGGTTTCCTTGGATCCTCAGTTTGAGATGGTTTTTTCAGAAGAAAAAATTATGGTTCCTGAGAAAAGTAATGACATCCGCGAATTATTCGAAAAGATAGAGCCGGGCGCTGCTAAGCAGTATGATCAATTTATGAAGTCCGCAAAATACAAGTATGAGGTAGGTATGCAGGATTTTGTGACCAAACCATGCTATAATTGGTTTGAATTTGCCTCTTTAAAAATAGCAGGTAGTATCTTTCAACTGGATCTTCTCAGCAATTTCAGGAAATATGTGTCCGGTTATTTTTCTGATCTGAAATTAAGATCCCTGATGGAGTTTCCTGTAATTTTCCTGGGGGCGGCCCCTCAGAATATTCCCGCTCTCTATAGCCTGATGAATTATGGAGGCTATGTTTTGGGAACCAAATATCCGATGGGAGGTTTTTATCAGCTTGTATTAGCGATGCAGAAAGTAGCTGAAAAACAGGGGGTAGTTTTTCATTTTAACAAGGACGTCCAGAAACTCAATACGGAAGATGACAGGATCCACTCCATACGGATTGATGGTAAAGACTACGAGTTTGATGCGGTGATTGCTTCTGCAGATTACCATCACACAGAGACTTTAATTCCCAAGTCCCTGAGAAATTACAACAATACCTATTGGGAATCCAGAACCTTTGCACCTTCATGTTTAATCTATTATCTGGGAGTCAAAGGGAAAATAGCAAATTTAAAACATCATACCCTGTTTTTTGAAAACGAGCTGGATGATCATATTGACTGTATTTATAAACATAAAAAATGGCCTTCCAGACCTCTTTTTTATTCATGCTGTCCTTCAAAAACAGATCCCGGTGTTGCGCCCGAATCCTGTGAAAACCTCTTTTTATTGCTTCCCCTTACACCGGGAATACACGACGAAGAAGCGGTAAGGGAAAAATATCTGGTAGAAATGCTGGAAAGGATCGAAAAGCACACCGGTGAAGTTGATCTTATGTCCAGAATAGAGTATAAAAAAAGTTATTGTGTAAGTGATTTCATGGCAGATTATAATGCGTATAAAGGAAATGCCTACGGATTATCCAATACTTTATCCCAAACGGCAGTATTAAAACCCAAGATAAGAAACAAAAAGATCAGGAATCTTTTTTATACAGGACAATTAACGGTACCGGGACCTGGAGTTCCTCCATCATTAATTTCAGGAAAAATTGTAGCATCTGAAGTCAGTAAACTAAAAATAGAAAAAAATGAAAAAATTGTTTGA
- a CDS encoding lycopene cyclase domain-containing protein: MMPYTYILINFFTVIICFLASFDRRIQFNKLFVKFLISSTIVAIPFIIWDIWFTHKGVWWFDHSYTLGYKIAGLPLEEWLFFYCIPFACVFTYYCFEKFFTLQWTNAFNNLIVFTSLIVLSVVGLLYYERIYTLLTVIVTILTLGYLHWIAKKEWIAKASLIYLILMPGFFAVNGILTGSVIPSPVVNYNPHDFLGIRMGTIPIEDAVYGYSQFLLNIYVFKKITKNDT; encoded by the coding sequence ATGATGCCTTACACCTACATACTTATTAACTTTTTTACGGTCATTATTTGCTTTTTAGCATCTTTTGACAGACGGATACAATTTAATAAGCTCTTTGTCAAATTTCTGATCTCATCTACCATCGTGGCGATTCCCTTTATAATTTGGGATATATGGTTCACGCATAAAGGAGTGTGGTGGTTTGATCACTCCTATACTTTAGGATATAAAATAGCGGGTCTTCCTCTGGAAGAATGGCTGTTTTTCTACTGTATTCCTTTTGCCTGCGTTTTTACCTATTATTGCTTTGAAAAGTTTTTTACCCTGCAATGGACTAATGCTTTTAATAATCTTATTGTATTTACCTCCCTCATTGTTCTGAGTGTGGTGGGACTTCTTTATTACGAAAGAATATATACGCTGCTTACCGTTATCGTAACCATACTCACACTGGGGTACCTCCATTGGATTGCAAAAAAGGAATGGATTGCTAAGGCGAGCCTGATTTACCTGATTTTAATGCCCGGCTTTTTCGCAGTAAACGGAATTCTGACAGGATCTGTCATCCCTTCACCTGTTGTGAATTATAATCCTCATGATTTTTTAGGCATTAGAATGGGAACCATTCCCATTGAAGATGCTGTTTACGGCTACAGCCAGTTCTTGTTAAATATTTACGTTTTTAAAAAAATAACTAAAAATGATACATAA
- a CDS encoding sterol desaturase family protein has translation MNFLIVLAVFISMEGATWLIHRYIMHGFLWGLHRDHHDHSHEGKLERNDLFFFIFATPAIALLYLGVKQDFSHWFYIGLGISLYGMAYFFVHDIFIHQRTKILTKTTNPYFLAIRRAHKQHHKHLGKEEGECFGFLWVPVKYFKMYFNK, from the coding sequence ATGAATTTTCTGATCGTTTTGGCAGTGTTTATTTCTATGGAGGGAGCCACATGGCTCATCCATCGCTACATTATGCATGGGTTTTTGTGGGGCCTGCACAGAGATCACCATGATCATAGCCATGAAGGAAAGCTTGAGCGGAATGATCTGTTTTTTTTCATTTTTGCAACCCCTGCTATTGCCTTGTTATATCTGGGTGTGAAGCAGGATTTCAGCCATTGGTTCTATATCGGTCTCGGAATAAGTCTTTACGGGATGGCGTACTTCTTTGTTCATGATATTTTTATCCATCAAAGGACAAAGATCTTGACAAAAACCACGAATCCTTATTTCCTGGCTATAAGACGTGCCCATAAGCAACATCACAAACATCTGGGAAAGGAAGAGGGCGAGTGCTTTGGTTTTTTATGGGTTCCTGTTAAATATTTTAAAATGTATTTCAATAAATGA
- a CDS encoding non-ribosomal peptide synthetase: MNSIKNNPHFNNYQIDLHISNQFEKIVDTIPNDIALIYEDQHLSYEMLNKKSNQLARQIRKEYLLKTGQELTPDTMIALYLDRSLEMIISILAVLKAGAAYVPIDLSYPQQRVDHILTDTRAEIILCQQNDKQIEFPAGKIMFVDLQEKFYLSEDASNLLKHSQPHDLAYVIYTSGSSGKPKGVMVEHQQVVSFSKGNNFIDYEKVQMVAGISNYAFDGSVFDIFLPLLNGKQLVLFDRHCLFDLELFSSQFIRYNIDTVFLTTALFNSAVINNLECLKVLKQLLFGGEAVNITIVNTFKSLFKETDLIHVYGPTETIVYTSYCNLTDYNTTSIVPIGTALADKELYVLNDMLEPVAYGEIGELYIGGAGLARGYMNNEYLTKEKFIELSLVCGESDAVASVRLYKTGDLVKRLPDENLEFIGRNDEQVKIRGFRIELSEIEQTLQQIPGIKDCKVLVKERCTDSGLHKNIVAYYILDQNNTAGNDNMVLDSWEDLYDSSVYDKTSGEVEMGSDFSGWNSYITGQPIPLPEMEAWRENILSIILRLNPINVLEIGVGSGLFMYPLLKKVKTFTGIDLSNAVIKRHLEFLKDTNDFIRLYHLKAHEIDQLPDNKTYDTIIINSVAQHFPNIDYFEEVLQKSLDQLSSNGSLFIGDISNYDVHKEMIREKLTYNKVTYVEEDLRKLLLKETHLLISPRYFNSVQEKYKNIKIKVLKRETTYTNELSKYRYDVVITKEKEAVIRKPMSHYIAKHNTDLYNIPFLNQLTKDGIIQQLSKELPEYMIPNSYIVLESFPLTANGKLDKIQLPEPDLNHSDEYIPPTTDMEKSICRIWQEVLGVNNIGISDDFFKLGGNSILAIRTSHRMSHALRIELKAADIFKYRTVSQLLSNKSNHSRDIISRYPYNQAPLSLTQEGLWLVEEFEGGTNAYHVPAVYELTADTDPEGIKYALRQIVARHEILRSTIQGDTKRAFQTVHQEPLMIKEIMLSSKKEMRSILMEDINKPFNLRKEYPLRATLYKVPSSGSEQYTTILLINMHHIVTDGWSVQIFYKELFAYYNAYKENNTNFSFPELDIQYKDYAIWQRQQLTGEKLDDHVNYWRERLSGYQVLAFPTDFPRPNRKDYTGSSEPFTLTKEISNRIRDLARKYGTTVHSIMLASVNILLSKYTGQDDIVLGGHISNRQHSQTQDLIGFFVNLQVNRTKLRKGQSYEELIQEVHQQQIKVQDYQNLPFERLVEELEIDLDFSKPIIFQIVFVVQNFDICAPEEYNSFLPPFKEIPPYEKEEFDITILVNDNKEEISGKFRFATALFKVQTIVTLIENYMKLIDILTLNPQRIYDEISLAKLK, encoded by the coding sequence ATGAATTCCATTAAAAACAACCCCCACTTTAATAATTACCAAATTGATCTGCATATCAGTAATCAATTTGAAAAAATTGTTGATACTATTCCCAATGACATTGCGCTTATTTATGAAGATCAACATCTGAGTTATGAAATGCTGAACAAAAAGAGTAATCAGCTCGCCCGGCAAATCAGGAAAGAATATCTATTGAAAACCGGGCAGGAACTTACTCCGGATACAATGATAGCACTCTATCTTGACAGAAGCTTAGAGATGATAATTTCGATATTGGCCGTATTGAAAGCCGGAGCTGCATATGTACCTATAGATTTGTCTTATCCACAACAAAGAGTGGACCATATCCTGACGGATACCCGTGCAGAGATAATACTTTGTCAGCAAAACGATAAACAAATAGAGTTTCCTGCAGGAAAAATAATGTTTGTTGACTTACAAGAGAAATTTTATTTATCTGAAGACGCTTCAAACCTACTAAAGCATAGTCAGCCTCACGATCTTGCCTACGTAATTTATACGTCCGGAAGTTCAGGAAAACCGAAAGGGGTAATGGTAGAACATCAACAGGTGGTTTCATTTTCAAAAGGGAATAATTTCATTGATTATGAAAAGGTTCAAATGGTAGCAGGTATTTCTAATTATGCTTTTGACGGTAGTGTATTCGATATTTTTCTTCCTTTGTTAAATGGCAAACAGCTCGTTTTATTTGATCGCCACTGTCTTTTTGATCTAGAGCTTTTCAGCAGTCAATTTATAAGATACAATATAGATACGGTGTTTTTAACAACTGCATTATTTAATTCGGCAGTAATCAATAATTTGGAATGTCTGAAAGTTTTAAAACAGCTATTATTTGGAGGGGAAGCAGTTAATATAACAATTGTTAATACATTCAAATCTTTATTCAAAGAGACTGATTTGATCCATGTTTACGGGCCTACGGAAACTATAGTATATACGAGTTATTGTAACTTAACAGACTATAATACTACTAGTATAGTCCCTATAGGAACTGCTCTGGCAGACAAAGAACTATATGTGTTAAATGATATGCTAGAGCCGGTTGCATATGGAGAAATAGGAGAATTATATATCGGAGGAGCTGGATTGGCAAGGGGATATATGAATAACGAGTATTTAACGAAAGAAAAATTCATAGAACTGTCTCTAGTTTGCGGAGAATCAGATGCGGTAGCTTCCGTTCGGCTATACAAGACTGGTGATCTTGTGAAAAGGCTTCCAGATGAAAACTTAGAATTTATTGGAAGAAATGATGAGCAAGTGAAGATCAGAGGGTTCCGAATAGAATTATCAGAGATCGAGCAGACGCTTCAGCAGATTCCCGGGATAAAGGATTGTAAGGTTTTAGTAAAAGAAAGATGCACTGACTCAGGATTACATAAAAATATTGTTGCCTACTATATTTTGGATCAGAATAACACTGCGGGAAACGATAATATGGTGCTTGACAGTTGGGAAGATCTTTATGACTCTTCGGTTTATGATAAAACGAGCGGAGAAGTTGAAATGGGCTCCGATTTCTCAGGATGGAATAGCTACATAACGGGACAGCCGATTCCTTTACCAGAAATGGAAGCATGGAGAGAGAATATACTCTCAATAATTCTGCGTTTAAATCCTATCAATGTGTTGGAAATTGGAGTAGGTTCAGGTCTATTCATGTATCCATTGTTAAAAAAAGTTAAAACTTTTACCGGCATCGACCTCTCCAATGCTGTTATTAAAAGGCATTTGGAATTTCTAAAAGACACGAATGATTTTATTAGACTCTACCATTTAAAAGCGCATGAAATTGACCAATTACCTGATAACAAAACTTATGATACGATTATCATTAATTCAGTAGCACAGCATTTTCCAAATATTGATTATTTTGAAGAGGTTTTGCAGAAGTCTTTAGATCAACTGTCCTCCAATGGTTCATTATTTATTGGAGATATAAGCAATTATGATGTACATAAAGAAATGATAAGGGAAAAACTTACTTACAACAAGGTAACCTATGTTGAAGAAGATCTAAGAAAGCTCTTACTAAAAGAAACTCATCTCTTAATTAGCCCTAGGTATTTTAATTCTGTACAAGAAAAATACAAAAATATAAAAATCAAGGTTTTAAAAAGAGAAACCACTTATACCAATGAATTAAGCAAATATCGATATGATGTAGTCATTACAAAGGAGAAGGAGGCTGTTATTAGAAAACCGATGAGCCACTATATTGCGAAGCATAATACAGATCTATATAATATTCCATTTCTTAATCAGCTTACTAAAGATGGCATCATCCAGCAACTCTCAAAAGAGTTACCTGAATATATGATTCCTAACAGTTATATTGTTTTAGAATCGTTTCCTTTAACAGCTAATGGTAAATTGGATAAAATACAACTGCCCGAGCCAGACCTAAATCATTCAGATGAATATATACCTCCTACAACAGATATGGAAAAAAGTATTTGCAGGATTTGGCAGGAAGTATTAGGAGTTAATAATATAGGAATTTCGGATGACTTCTTTAAATTAGGCGGAAATTCTATACTAGCTATTAGAACTTCACATAGGATGAGTCATGCTTTACGTATAGAATTAAAAGCGGCTGATATTTTCAAATACCGAACAGTTTCTCAGTTATTATCTAATAAATCTAACCATAGCCGAGATATTATATCACGATATCCTTACAATCAGGCACCCCTATCGCTAACTCAAGAAGGGCTCTGGCTTGTTGAAGAGTTTGAAGGAGGGACGAATGCTTATCATGTGCCTGCAGTCTATGAACTTACTGCAGATACAGATCCTGAAGGAATTAAATATGCGCTCCGTCAGATTGTTGCTAGACATGAAATACTAAGAAGTACAATACAAGGAGACACTAAACGAGCTTTTCAGACAGTGCATCAAGAACCTCTTATGATTAAAGAGATCATGCTATCTTCTAAGAAAGAGATGAGATCGATTCTTATGGAAGATATCAATAAACCTTTTAATTTGCGAAAGGAATATCCATTACGTGCTACACTTTACAAAGTACCTTCATCTGGGAGTGAACAATACACAACAATTCTCTTGATTAATATGCATCACATCGTTACCGACGGTTGGTCTGTTCAAATTTTTTACAAGGAGCTTTTTGCATATTACAACGCCTATAAAGAGAATAACACCAACTTCAGTTTCCCGGAATTAGATATTCAATATAAGGACTATGCGATCTGGCAAAGACAACAACTTACTGGAGAAAAGCTGGACGATCATGTAAACTACTGGAGGGAAAGACTTTCTGGCTACCAAGTCTTGGCATTTCCTACAGATTTCCCCAGACCGAACCGTAAAGATTATACAGGTTCTAGTGAGCCATTCACCCTAACAAAAGAAATCAGTAACAGAATTAGAGACTTAGCCAGGAAGTACGGCACCACTGTGCATAGTATAATGTTAGCCAGTGTCAATATCTTACTTAGCAAGTATACAGGACAGGATGATATTGTATTGGGAGGACATATATCTAATCGCCAGCACAGTCAGACTCAGGACCTAATTGGTTTTTTTGTAAATCTGCAAGTTAACAGGACCAAGTTAAGGAAGGGGCAAAGTTACGAGGAACTTATTCAGGAAGTTCATCAACAACAGATAAAAGTACAGGACTATCAAAATCTTCCGTTTGAAAGATTAGTGGAAGAACTTGAAATAGACCTAGATTTTTCAAAACCCATTATTTTCCAAATAGTATTTGTTGTGCAAAATTTCGATATATGTGCACCAGAGGAATACAATAGTTTTTTACCTCCATTCAAAGAAATTCCTCCATATGAAAAGGAAGAATTCGATATAACCATTCTCGTTAATGACAATAAAGAAGAGATCTCCGGAAAATTCAGATTTGCAACGGCCTTGTTCAAAGTACAAACAATAGTAACTTTAATTGAGAATTATATGAAACTCATTGATATACTTACCTTAAATCCCCAAAGAATATATGATGAAATAAGTTTAGCAAAACTAAAATAA
- a CDS encoding low affinity iron permease family protein, translating into MKKNFFERFSDRAVCMTGSAEAFITASALVIIWAITGPVFNYSETWQLVINTGTTIVTFLMVFLIQKTQNKDSKAIQIKLNELIASYEKASNRLVAIEDLTEEELDKLHAYYERLSTLAKDKSNKNSGDADQSSPVTNT; encoded by the coding sequence ATGAAAAAAAACTTTTTTGAACGGTTTTCGGATCGTGCCGTATGTATGACCGGAAGTGCAGAAGCATTTATAACAGCAAGCGCACTTGTTATTATTTGGGCTATTACAGGTCCTGTTTTCAATTACTCTGAAACGTGGCAGCTTGTCATCAATACAGGAACGACTATTGTGACTTTTTTAATGGTTTTCCTGATCCAAAAGACTCAGAATAAAGATTCTAAAGCAATTCAGATTAAACTCAATGAGTTAATTGCTTCCTATGAGAAAGCAAGTAACCGATTGGTTGCTATTGAAGATCTGACGGAAGAGGAACTGGATAAGCTCCATGCTTATTACGAAAGGTTAAGCACTTTAGCAAAGGATAAATCAAACAAAAATTCAGGTGACGCTGATCAATCTTCACCCGTAACTAATACATAG
- a CDS encoding DMT family transporter, translated as MQKKNIYYILLIIGTAFWGISFPVTKNAITSSKPALFLSYRFLMATVALAISFSKYLKLINLNTLKASSKLAIPLMLGVVFQTLGLKYIEASQCTFIAGLGVVVVPVMKWIFYKIRIPSKIWTTSLIALTGLCIIALTNDLKINKGSMYTMLGTLGFSLYLIQVERENKNIDIAGTIIPMFAICSLLSFCYTGTEVIKNWFPTDRNFWFSVIFCALFSTTYMYTVSMLAQKYINAEKVAIIYLFEPIFGTIASYFILDELITIRLLLGGAFIMLATFYSEITLIKNSVRAKDFSEFN; from the coding sequence ATGCAAAAGAAAAATATATATTATATACTGCTTATTATAGGTACAGCGTTCTGGGGCATCTCTTTCCCAGTTACAAAGAATGCGATAACAAGCTCAAAACCAGCTTTATTCTTATCCTATAGATTCCTGATGGCAACGGTTGCTTTAGCAATTTCTTTTTCAAAATATTTAAAATTAATCAATCTGAACACCTTAAAAGCAAGCTCTAAACTCGCTATTCCGTTAATGCTGGGTGTCGTCTTTCAAACTTTAGGTTTAAAATATATTGAAGCATCACAATGTACGTTTATAGCGGGTTTAGGTGTAGTTGTAGTACCCGTTATGAAATGGATATTTTACAAAATAAGAATTCCAAGTAAAATTTGGACAACCTCACTAATAGCATTAACAGGCTTATGTATTATTGCATTGACGAATGATTTAAAAATCAACAAAGGTTCAATGTATACAATGCTTGGGACATTGGGTTTTAGCTTATACCTGATACAAGTAGAAAGAGAAAATAAAAATATTGATATTGCAGGAACAATAATACCCATGTTTGCAATCTGTTCATTATTATCCTTCTGTTATACCGGTACGGAAGTTATTAAAAATTGGTTTCCAACAGATAGAAACTTCTGGTTCTCAGTAATATTTTGTGCTCTGTTCTCAACCACATATATGTATACTGTTTCTATGTTAGCACAAAAATATATCAACGCTGAGAAAGTTGCAATCATATATTTATTTGAACCGATTTTTGGAACTATTGCATCCTACTTTATTCTTGATGAACTTATTACAATACGCTTATTATTGGGTGGAGCCTTTATCATGTTAGCAACATTTTATTCAGAAATTACTTTAATAAAAAATTCCGTCAGGGCTAAAGATTTTAGTGAATTTAATTAA
- a CDS encoding lmo0937 family membrane protein: MRSILWLIAVICIITWLLGILGIIPGMDTGNLVHTLLVIAIIVIVINLLTGRKPLN; this comes from the coding sequence ATGAGAAGTATATTATGGCTTATTGCAGTGATCTGCATCATCACCTGGCTATTAGGAATCCTGGGAATCATTCCTGGTATGGACACCGGAAATCTGGTTCATACTCTTCTGGTTATTGCTATTATCGTTATTGTCATTAATCTCTTAACGGGAAGGAAGCCCCTTAATTAA